GTCAGATACAATGATGATAATCCTCTTTATGCCGTTTCCTAGATGTAGCGGCACCACAGGGAAGCACCAAGCTGCTTGCCATGAAGGCACCAGTTGAATTTCGTAAAATGTTGTCTTCTAGCTCTCTCCTGCTGTCTGCAGACAAAGGTGAGAGCATTTCTAGTACCACCCTCAAGGAAGCTGCAAAACCTGCTGAAGACACGAGGATGCCCACGTCAAGAAAAACTGAGGTTGCATTTCCTCAGCGAGGAGGAGTTGCTTCCTCCCATGAGGAGGAAAACCTCACCACACCTGCAACAGGAGGAGGCCTGAGGAAAGAGTTAGCTGAGGAACAGACTTCATCTTCATCCAGCTCAGAGTCAGATTCTAGCTCAGATTCAGAGGATGAAAATGCTGATGATTCACAAGTTGCCATTAAAACTAAAGTTGAGTTTCCCAGACGAGGTGCCATCTTTTCTGAGAACATAGCAGTAAAGGCATCAATGCTGGCAAAAGAGAAATTGTCCCAGAAATCCCTCAAAGACTACGGAATTAAGAAGCTGCCACGCAAACCAGAAATTAACGTGTCTCCTGTAAAGCAGGTCAAATTGTCTAAAACATCAGTTAGCCAGGAAACATCAAAATCCAAAGCAAGAGACCCCAAAGTAAAATCCCCTCCAAAAGAACAGAAGTTGGTCTTAGAACCACATGTGGTGAAAAGCCTGGACCTGACCGATGTCGCTCGTAAATTTGATCATGTGGAGGAAAAGTCCTTTGGAACCCAGGTAGCAGCTATTCAGCTGAAAGCCTCAGCAATGACTCAGGAAGACAAAAAGCAGGATCTGCTATccagaggagagaaggaaaagatgaagGAGGCACAAGAGTTGGAAGCAAAAGAAGTAACTGCTCCTAAAGTGGAAGAGACTTCTGGAAGCAAAA
This sequence is a window from Vidua chalybeata isolate OUT-0048 chromosome 2, bVidCha1 merged haplotype, whole genome shotgun sequence. Protein-coding genes within it:
- the NDUFV3 gene encoding NADH dehydrogenase [ubiquinone] flavoprotein 3, mitochondrial isoform X1; this translates as MAAAAAALRGGGRAVTREVLQLEARGLCTKPVGTGTAPPPLKNVAAPQGSTKLLAMKAPVEFRKMLSSSSLLLSADKGESISSTTLKEAAKPAEDTRMPTSRKTEVAFPQRGGVASSHEEENLTTPATGGGLRKELAEEQTSSSSSSESDSSSDSEDENADDSQVAIKTKVEFPRRGAIFSENIAVKASMLAKEKLSQKSLKDYGIKKLPRKPEINVSPVKQVKLSKTSVSQETSKSKARDPKVKSPPKEQKLVLEPHVVKSLDLTDVARKFDHVEEKSFGTQVAAIQLKASAMTQEDKKQDLLSRGEKEKMKEAQELEAKEVTAPKVEETSGSKTLVMGTTAKEETTQEAGVQAGESSTIEETAQPAPEEFDNSTYKNLQHHEYHTFTFHDYIAVLAKYRQPQPSSGRPSPRH
- the NDUFV3 gene encoding NADH dehydrogenase [ubiquinone] flavoprotein 3, mitochondrial isoform X2; the encoded protein is MKAPVEFRKMLSSSSLLLSADKGESISSTTLKEAAKPAEDTRMPTSRKTEVAFPQRGGVASSHEEENLTTPATGGGLRKELAEEQTSSSSSSESDSSSDSEDENADDSQVAIKTKVEFPRRGAIFSENIAVKASMLAKEKLSQKSLKDYGIKKLPRKPEINVSPVKQVKLSKTSVSQETSKSKARDPKVKSPPKEQKLVLEPHVVKSLDLTDVARKFDHVEEKSFGTQVAAIQLKASAMTQEDKKQDLLSRGEKEKMKEAQELEAKEVTAPKVEETSGSKTLVMGTTAKEETTQEAGVQAGESSTIEETAQPAPEEFDNSTYKNLQHHEYHTFTFHDYIAVLAKYRQPQPSSGRPSPRH